The nucleotide window aatatattcttgctaTCCTCCAACAGCATCTATTCTAAACTCACTGGATAACACTGGGCATGGTTTTACTTTTATCTGGACCTTCATTTGTCCATAGACTTGAGATTCTCTCTCcatactctaatttttttttgctagagtTTGGGTGGCAAAGATGAGCCTGAGGTGTCTCCTGACCAGTTCTCTGTACCTACATTGCAGTGGGTTCAGGGAATAGAAAGAGCTGGGCATCCACTGTTCACTTGTCCTTAGGGAGGTTAAAACTTCTCACTCCCTTCTTCCCTATAGATTACAGCCTGATCCCTTGTTCCCTGCTCTGGGGATCAAGTTCCTCATAGTCTTTGGCTCAAGGATAGCAAATCAGAGAACCACATAGGAATTGCTTCTAGAAGCTGTTATCTCTAATAAGGGTTCTGGGAGGTACACCCATGGGTAATGTGGCTCATATTGGGAGGTTAAAATTTCACctcatcctttctctttttcttctctctcagtctgcctcaaagtattctatttctctttagcTCTTTCCTcactcttttatctcttctttctcttctcttctgtctctttaatttcttttcactcATGTcctatttctcctctctcttttccctcttccatctctctgtcttgtctttctctctcaacAGATATTTCTATGTCTGCCTATATCTGTTCACAGGTTCAGTTGTCtttaattttgaaagactgaGATTTCTTATAGAACCTAGGGCTCTGTGAGGTGGAAGGGACTACACTGATACTACATACAACAACTTTCTGATAAGttagaaaatcatttttgttatagttttcccaGAAAGGACATTCTCACATCCCACTGCTTATCCACCACAATCCCACACTTTGGATTTTCTTATCTCACTTTGGTGTCCCTTACTATAgcactttgtttctttttttctcttctttgggactATTAACAATTCTCCTTTGGTCCTTTCTCTAGATCCAGACTCAGGGTCATGGATGATGATAATGGGACAGCAGTGACTGAATTTATTTTGTTGGGATTCTCATATTTAGGGGCTTATAAGCTGGCTCTCTTTTGGGGAGTGATCTTTATTTACCTGGTCACCCTTTTGGGCAACTCCCTGATCATCACCCTTACCCTGCTTGACTCAGCCCTGAGCACTCCAATGTActtcttcctcagacacctctCTATTATAGAGATACTCTACACTACTACTATTATTCCTAGGATGCTGAGGGATCTCCTCTCCTCATATCCTGCCATCTCTCCAGCCAGCTGTTTTACCCAGATGTATTTCTTTGCCCTCTTTGGCGTTGCTGAATGTTGTCTGCTCTCTGCCATGGCTTATGACCGTTATGCTGCCATTTGCCGGCCCCTGCACTATGCCACATTGATGAACAGACAGGTATGTGTGGGTATGGTGGGTGCTTCCTATCTAATGGGGATCACCTCATGTACCACTGATGCTCTGCTCATCTTTACTTTGCCTTTCCATGGCCCCAACATTGTTCATCACTTTCTTTGTGACATTTTACCTGTTGTGAGACTGGCAAGTGCAGCCACATTCTGGGCTGAGCTTGgaaattttctcatctctctgtTCTTTATAATTACTCCCTTTGTACTGATCCTGTTTTCCTATGTCCGCATCCTCATTACCATCCTTGGGTTAGCTTCTGCTCAAGGACGCCAAAAAGTCTTCTCTACTTGCTCTTCCCACCTTTTGGTTGTCCTCCTCTTCTATGGGACTGCTTCTATCGCCTACATGAGACCGGGAGTAAATGCTACCCAGGACATGGATCAAATCATCTCCCTTTTCTACACAGTTGTAACACCCATGCTCAACCCTTTTATCTATACTCTGAGGAACAAAGAGGTGATGGGAGCCCTGAGGCGAAAGCTAACAAAATCTCTTTGAAATTCTCAACTGGCCCAgtggtttccttggcttcctttttgGTGAGTTCAGATATGCTTCCTGAtctattttttgaaattaaatttatattttttaaatatgaaacatttttattttccatattgctgttttagaaaaacaaaacccttgtacgAAACATGGAtaataaaaatttcctttattattagTATTGTTTTCCTACAAATTTCTGCATCAGATTTGTCCCAAAATGTGTGTCCCATTTTGCATGTTTAGTGTTCTTCATCATCAAGAACTTATCTTTGTAACAGAAGCAGGGTGTGGTCTTGATCTTTTGCACAATGGGGAGATTCCTGGGGAATTATGGTTGAAATGGGCCTGGTCTTTCAGAAGGACATCATTCCTTTTCTGAAAGTCTGAAGGATCTCCCTGTCAGGTTTTTGCCTAAGATCTTGATCTAGTACCTGTTTTCAGCTTTTTGCTTAAAGTGGAGGCTGCATGAACACTTTTGGAAGGATATTCAGGTATTGGTTGGACTAGGAAGCTAGTGTCTAAGGGACATTAACACATATTGAAGTCTCCAAGATTAAGGGCAATGTTTGGCATGGAGAAGAGCTCTGTGAGCTGGATACTGACCTCCTTAAGATTAACATTAACACTGCGATTTGGTGATATTATTTGTGGGTGTCAAGTATATGTGTGTGCTGAGTCTAGTGCTGCAGTGTGAGAGGAATCCAACTGAATTAAGGGACACAGATGTGAATGATTTGGTGTGATTATTATGCACAAGTTTTGACACACTTTAGGCCCCATTGACTGCAGACTTGTATAACCTTTAATTGGaacccttccctttctctgtaGTAAGACATTCCATTGGCCCTCTTCAGTGGTTTTAACTAATAGTTTTTAAGTACAGAGAACTCCCAGATAAAAAAGCTCTATAACGTGTCAAGTTAACCAGGGGTAGGGAGAATTCTGAtccattcattaagtgcttactctgtggaAGACATTGTCCAAGGTGCTGAGgacatagagagaaaaaaaagtaacattCTCTTTGAACAAACCCAAATTTCACTAGAGGATTTGCAGAATTTTACTCTATCTAAATTAGGAAGTGAGGCTTCTTTAGATCTCCCTTGCTTATAGCTGCTTCTGTCTTATTCCTCTGATATCCATGTTCACCATAAAATCAATATTCCTGGCTGGGATTGTgtcatattttcttttgtgtcCCTAGCATTTCTCACACTTTATGTTATGTGGTATTTAATAATTACTTACAGTTTCAGGAACGATGATCCTGGGAAAGGTACAGAGGACTAAAATCTCCCATCTTTGTTCCAGGGATGATTAATAAGAGCAGCAATATCCTAAGTAAACCTTGAGTAAGCTGATTCATCCAGGCCTggattaaagaaaaagatgacCAGAAGCTAAAAGCCCTGGAAGAGGAAATAGTCCCTAATTTTTCAGCCCAAGGAGGTCTCCCAAGGTCGACTGAGAAAACTCCATCAGTAGAGTGGAGCAATAGCATGACCAGAGTTCTTCCCAGAGGGCACAGGATCCCAGAAGAGGCAGGATCCTGATCTTGGGAGcatgagaggggaaagaagattATCCATTATCCTGATTAGTGACAGTTACCCACAGAGCTGTGACTTTGTTCTGGGAATTCAATAAGGGTGGCCTAAGAAGTAATTAAGTAGAAATCTTGTGtttaggaaaatgagagaaagagaaatacatcaggagaaatgaggagaaacaggagagaaCTTACTGTCTCACATAATAGGGGACGGGAATTGAAGAGTGGAGGAAAcatggaggaagggatggagcAATGTGCAACATCAACCTCACTTTTATCTAGAATGAATAAAACAATGTTTAACACagtaatacacatacacacaaatatatattaaattcagCAGAGAAATATCATTATAGCAGTTTGCAGGGCAGTTTAGAGAAAGAGTAGGGACAAAATTTAATGTCAGAGTTGCATCATGAAGGGGGGaataagaggaaagaataaatatCTTAGGAGGACACTGGATAAGGGGAAGAGATGAAGAGCAGTGGAGCAGAGAGATCCTTATCATTACTGATCACGAAGTATTAAGAAAACTTCTTTACTACCttctttatgtgtatatatttatagccCTTACTTTCTAGTATCACCTCTAAGATAGAAGTTCAAAGGCAAGACAAATggcataaagtgacttgcccacagtcacatagctaggaagtgtctaaggccagatttgaactcaaggtcctCGACTCCAAGTTTGACTTACTATCCTCCATGCCACATAGCTTCCACTTATCATCTTCTTTGTAAAGACAGGGAGTGGGgcaaggaaaatttaaaaaaagagaatgggggggggcagctgggtagctcagtggattgagagccaggcctagagacaggaggtcctaggttcaaatccggcctcagacacttcccagctgtgtgaccctgggcaagtcacttgacccccattgcccacccttaccaatctttcacctataagtcaatacacagaagttaagggtttaaaattaaaaaaaaaaagagagagaatagggtAGAGGGAAATATGTAATTGATGATTATAGGCACAAATATGAAAGAAATGGAGTCACTCAGGAAATGAAAGAAGATAACAGCGTAGTTTAGAAAGCAGAGTCCAACAAgttatttagaagaaaaaatcatCTCAGTTAGGATAATAATAAGAGACTGGGGCAAAATTTAATTCTGCTTGCATGAACTAAAAATAAGTAGGGCTAATAATCATGATTTCAGAGGtgacaacaaataaaaataggcaagattaaaagaaataaacagggaAACTTCATTATGCTTAAATTTACCATGAATAATGAAGCaaagggcagctcagtggacagagaacctgGTCTGGAGACAGGATATCCtgggtttaaacctggcctcagacacttcctagatgtgtgatcctgggcaagtcacctaagctcaactgcctaacccttaccactcttctgccttagaaccaatacttataattgattctcagatggaaggtaagggtttaaaaaatatcaatagtatCTGATGGGACACTCATAGGCAACTAGATGGTTTAATGagtagagtgctagacttggatttaggaagacctgatttcaaatccagcctaaacAAAGTCTAAATATTTGCTGTGTTCCTAGGCTAGTCACTCATTCTCTATCtatctttgtttcctttgttttaaagTGGGACCAAATAATAACAAGCATACCTCTGAGAGATTGTTAGTTTGATTCCAGATCATCTCAAAAAAGCAAGTCACAGGAATTTTTTGATTTCCCaatgcatataaaaatatgtttacaGTGTATTGTAGTCTATTAAGTGTGCAATTGTAATatgtctaaaaaaagaaaattaatgcatatattttaattaaacataatttattagtaaaaaaaatcctaatcCTGATTTGAGTTTTCAGTGAGTTGTAAACATTTTGCTGGTGGAGGGTCTTGCCTCTGGGTTGATGACTATAGGCTGATCagggtggtggttgctgaaggtTGGAGTGGTAGTGGCAATTTCTTAAAGTAAGACAAcaatggggtagctaggtggctcagtggatagggacgGGAtatattgggttcaaatctggcctcaaacaattCTTAGTtatttgactctggacaagtcatttaactttgattGCCTAGCCCGTTTcccattctgccttggaaataatacttaatgttaaaaaaaaaagacagctatGAAGTTCACTGCATTGAttgactcttccttccttccttttttttgtttaaatatttaatttagaatattttcccatggttacatgattcacattctttccctccttcctccctcctctctcctggagttgatgagcaattccagtgggttttacatgtatcatttatcaaaacctatttcccatattatcaatatttgcaatagagtgatcatttaaagtcaatattcCCAATCACATTCCCCTCAAACCATGTGGTTAATCATatgttcttctgtgtttttactcccacagttctttctctggatgtggatagacttctttttcataagtccctcaaagaccattatattcaattgtgccaccatgtatcagtctctgtgtacaatgttctcctggctctgctcttctgcctctgcatcaattcctggaggtcgttcagttcacatggaattcctccagttctttattccttttagcacaataatattccatcaccatcagatactgcaatttgttcagccattctccaatcgaagggcatccccttactttccagttttttgccaccacaaagaatgtggctatgaatatttttgtacg belongs to Gracilinanus agilis isolate LMUSP501 chromosome 5, AgileGrace, whole genome shotgun sequence and includes:
- the LOC123250495 gene encoding olfactory receptor 9-like encodes the protein MDDDNGTAVTEFILLGFSYLGAYKLALFWGVIFIYLVTLLGNSLIITLTLLDSALSTPMYFFLRHLSIIEILYTTTIIPRMLRDLLSSYPAISPASCFTQMYFFALFGVAECCLLSAMAYDRYAAICRPLHYATLMNRQVCVGMVGASYLMGITSCTTDALLIFTLPFHGPNIVHHFLCDILPVVRLASAATFWAELGNFLISLFFIITPFVLILFSYVRILITILGLASAQGRQKVFSTCSSHLLVVLLFYGTASIAYMRPGVNATQDMDQIISLFYTVVTPMLNPFIYTLRNKEVMGALRRKLTKSL